A stretch of Vibrio sp. B1FLJ16 DNA encodes these proteins:
- the yghU gene encoding glutathione-dependent disulfide-bond oxidoreductase produces the protein MANEYIPPKVWTNDSENGGQWASINRPDSGARHEQELPVGEHPFQLYSMGTPNGQKVTIMFEELLAAGVKEAEYDAYLIKIGDGDQFGSGFVEVNPNSKIPALVDRSGEAPVNVFESGNILFYLAEKFGLFLPKAGAKRAEVMNWLFWLQGSAPYLGGGFGHFYAYAPEKFEYPINRFTMEAKRQLDVLDKRLAKNEFLGGEEYSIADIATWPWYGNLVLGRAYDAAEFLDVSSYKHVVRWAKAIDEREAVKRGRIVNRSWGEDGEFLAERHSAQDIDDVLKLKP, from the coding sequence ATGGCAAACGAATATATTCCACCAAAAGTTTGGACGAACGACAGTGAAAATGGCGGCCAATGGGCGAGTATTAACCGACCAGATTCGGGAGCACGCCACGAGCAAGAGCTTCCAGTCGGTGAACATCCATTCCAGCTCTATTCAATGGGCACGCCGAATGGCCAAAAGGTCACTATCATGTTTGAAGAGCTTTTAGCTGCTGGTGTTAAAGAAGCGGAATACGATGCTTATCTGATTAAGATTGGTGACGGAGACCAATTTGGCTCTGGCTTTGTTGAGGTAAATCCAAATTCAAAAATTCCTGCGTTAGTGGACCGCTCAGGTGAAGCGCCGGTCAATGTTTTTGAATCGGGTAACATCCTGTTTTATTTGGCAGAAAAGTTTGGTTTGTTTTTACCTAAAGCGGGAGCAAAGCGTGCTGAAGTGATGAACTGGCTATTTTGGCTTCAGGGTTCAGCGCCATATCTGGGTGGAGGCTTTGGTCATTTCTATGCCTATGCGCCAGAGAAATTTGAGTATCCTATTAACCGCTTTACGATGGAAGCGAAACGTCAGTTGGACGTACTGGATAAGCGCTTAGCTAAGAATGAGTTTTTAGGTGGGGAAGAATACAGCATCGCGGATATCGCGACTTGGCCGTGGTATGGCAACCTTGTTCTGGGACGAGCTTACGATGCGGCTGAATTTTTAGATGTAAGCAGCTACAAACATGTTGTGCGATGGGCAAAAGCGATTGATGAGCGTGAAGCGGTCAAACGTGGTCGAATCGTTAACCGTTCATGGGGTGAAGACGGGGAGTTCCTTGCTGAACGTCATAGTGCTCAGGACATCGACGATGTTCTAAAACTAAAACCTTAG
- the fabG gene encoding 3-oxoacyl-ACP reductase FabG, with protein sequence MKNDKVAVVTGAARGIGRAICEQLLEDGFSVIGLDISPVEWGQSDQLSSYQVNLCDHNGVGEVVDSIISKHHRIDVLVNNAGITRDALLQDMLEKDWDSVIDVNLKAVFLLTQSVAPVMLNQGSGSIINISSIVGTDGNIGQSNYAASKGGVISMSKGWAKELARKGAQIRVNCVAPGFIATDMTKDLPEKVITMMEGKTPLGRMGSVRDIANGVAFLASDKSEFITGQVLKIDGGLVL encoded by the coding sequence ATGAAAAATGACAAAGTAGCCGTTGTCACTGGTGCGGCGCGCGGTATTGGCCGAGCAATTTGTGAGCAACTACTGGAAGATGGCTTTAGCGTCATCGGGTTAGATATTTCGCCAGTCGAGTGGGGGCAATCAGATCAACTTTCAAGTTATCAGGTTAATTTGTGTGACCATAATGGTGTCGGTGAAGTGGTAGACAGTATCATCAGTAAACATCACCGCATTGATGTATTAGTGAATAATGCAGGTATCACAAGAGATGCACTTCTGCAGGATATGCTTGAGAAGGACTGGGACAGTGTCATTGATGTCAACCTTAAAGCGGTATTTCTACTCACTCAAAGCGTTGCTCCAGTCATGTTAAATCAAGGGTCTGGCAGTATCATTAATATCTCCTCAATTGTTGGTACGGACGGGAATATTGGTCAAAGTAATTACGCTGCAAGTAAAGGTGGTGTGATCTCAATGAGTAAAGGCTGGGCGAAAGAACTAGCCCGTAAAGGTGCGCAGATTCGTGTGAATTGTGTCGCTCCCGGCTTTATTGCTACCGATATGACGAAAGACCTGCCGGAAAAAGTGATCACAATGATGGAAGGAAAAACACCATTGGGACGAATGGGCTCGGTTAGAGACATTGCAAATGGTGTTGCGTTTTTAGCATCAGATAAGAGTGAGTTCATAACAGGACAAGTCCTGAAAATTGATGGCGGATTAGTCTTGTAA
- a CDS encoding cupin domain-containing protein yields the protein MLNMNFAQRVVVNTTQQEWIASPASGVWRKPLEREAKESGHTTSIVKYEAGSRFSTHYHPYGEEIFVLEGVFSDENGDYPAGTYIRNPPGSHHAPFSKEGCVILVKLNQFDPEDLATVRIDTNSPEWLPGIGGLEVMPLHEYKHEHVALVKWPKGERFQPHRHFGGEEIFVLSGEFNDEFGTYPKHTWLRNPHASEHFPFVQEETIIWVKTGHLPVV from the coding sequence ATGTTGAATATGAATTTTGCGCAAAGAGTTGTCGTTAATACAACTCAGCAAGAGTGGATTGCCAGCCCGGCGTCAGGAGTTTGGCGTAAGCCATTAGAACGAGAAGCGAAAGAATCCGGGCACACAACTAGCATTGTAAAATATGAAGCTGGATCACGTTTTTCTACTCATTATCACCCATATGGTGAAGAGATTTTCGTACTTGAAGGCGTATTTTCTGATGAAAACGGCGATTATCCAGCCGGCACTTATATTCGAAACCCTCCGGGCAGTCACCATGCGCCTTTCAGCAAAGAGGGTTGTGTTATTCTGGTAAAACTTAACCAGTTTGATCCAGAAGATCTCGCCACTGTCCGAATCGATACAAACTCACCAGAATGGCTGCCTGGCATCGGAGGACTTGAAGTCATGCCTTTGCATGAATATAAGCACGAACACGTAGCGTTGGTAAAATGGCCAAAAGGCGAACGCTTTCAGCCACACCGACACTTTGGTGGAGAAGAGATATTTGTTTTGTCGGGTGAGTTTAATGATGAGTTCGGAACCTACCCTAAGCATACCTGGCTGCGGAATCCACATGCCAGTGAGCATTTTCCATTTGTACAAGAAGAGACCATCATCTGGGTTAAAACCGGACACTTACCTGTGGTTTAA
- a CDS encoding YdcH family protein, giving the protein MLGENHSLTHEFPEHLDTIAQLAERDSSFAENVRNYNALDKEIRVLELQGSPIDDREMNVLKLNRAELKDWLHTRIMGA; this is encoded by the coding sequence ATGTTAGGAGAAAATCACTCATTAACTCATGAATTCCCAGAGCATTTGGATACTATCGCTCAGCTTGCTGAACGCGATTCATCATTTGCAGAGAATGTTCGCAACTACAATGCATTAGATAAAGAAATTCGCGTTTTGGAACTACAGGGAAGCCCCATTGATGATCGTGAAATGAATGTACTGAAACTGAATCGTGCTGAGCTGAAAGACTGGCTGCATACCAGGATTATGGGTGCATGA